The genomic region CGGATGGTGATAGAAGCCGGGATTGGCCGGCAGAATCACCGCGCCGGCGCGGGAAAGCTTCAGCATGTTCTCGAGGTGGATGGCCGAAAGCGGCGTCTCACGCGGCACCAGAATCAGTTTGCGGGCCTCCTTCAGCGTCACGTCCGCCGCGCGCTCGATCAGGTTGTCGCTCAGGCCGGCAGCAACGGCGGCAAGCGTGCCCATGCTGCACGGGCAGATCACCATGGCGTCCGCCGGATTCGAGCCGGAGGCCACCGGCGCAAACCATTCCTCGCGCCCGAATACTTTGAGCGCATTTTCGTCCACGCCATATTTTTCGCGGAAAAAGCTTTGTGCTTCCTTCGCCCTGGACGGGAGAGCAAGCCCCATTTCCTGCTGCGCTACGATTTGCGCCGCGGGCGAATAGAGCAGATACACACGCATTTTGCCGGCGAGCAGCGATTCGAGCAGGCGCACGCCATAAGACATGCCGGAGGCGCCGGTGAAAGCCAGCGTGATTGTTTTCGAGAAACTCATATAAGGGCGGGGTTTATTTCTGCATTGTAGAGCAGCGCAACAGGCCGCAGCCGAATACCAGCCAGTCTCCCGGTTTGGTGTAGCGAAACAGGTTCATGGCCTCAGGCGAGTTCGCGGTGGCGCACCAGCACCTGGTTCTTGCTTCTAAAATGTGCGGCGAGTTTTTCGGCGAAATATACCGAGCGGTGGCGGCCGCCGGTGCAGCCCAGCGCCACAGTGAGGTGATAGCGGTTGTCGCGAATAAAGCAGGGCAGCCAGTTTTCGATGAAGCGCTGGATGTCGGCCAGCATGTCCAGCACGTTTTTGTCTTTGTGTAGGAATTCAACGACCGCGGGGTCCTTGCCGGTGAGTTCACGTAAGCTTGGATCGTAGTGCGGGTTGGGCAGACAGCGCATGTCGAATACCAGGTCGGCATCCAGCGGAATGCCGTTCTTGAAACCGAAAGACTGGAACAGGAGCGTCAGGCGCGAGCGGTCAATTTTTACCAGATCCTTGATCCACCCGCGCAGCGCGTTAGGGTTTAGGTCGCTGGTGTCGATATGCTGCGCCAGATCGCCGATGTCGGCGAGCCGCTCACGCTCCAGCGCTATGCATTCGGCCAGCGTACGCGTGTCGTCCTGCAGCGGGTGGCGGCGGCGGGTTTCGGCAAAACGCTTCACCAGCGTTTCATTTTTTGCTTCGAGGAAAAGCGGGCGCACGTCGACGCCTTGCCCGCGCAGCGCGTTGATTTGCTGCGGCAGCTGGTTAAACGTATCGCCGCTCCTTACATCAATGCTCACCGCGACGCGATCGTGGCCTGCCTCCTGGAGAAAGCGGGTGATCTCGGGAAGGAGCTTCGCCGGCAGGTTGTCCACGCAGTAATAGCTGCCGTCTTCCAGCACATTGAGCGCGATGCTTTTGCCGGAGCCGGAAAGGCCGGTGATGAGGATGAGCTGCATGACGGGCAATACCGGTTACTCTTCGCCGGCGGACGGATCGGCCATCATTTGCTCGTGGCGCTTGATGAATTCCTGGGTGCTGTCTATGCCGCGCAACTGCAAAATGTAGTTGCGCACCGCGGCTTCCACCAGCACCGCCAGATTGCGCCCTTCAGCGACGGGAATCGTCACCTTGCGGATTTTCACGCCGAGGATGTCCTCCGAGCTTGCGCCGAGAGGCAGGCGCTCCAGCCCCGGAATGTGCGTGCCGCTGGGTTTTTCCAGGTTCGCAATCAACTTCAGGTTCATCTTGCGCCGCACCGCGGTCTCGCCGAAGATGGTGCGGATGTTGAGCACGCCCAATCCCCGCACTTCGAGAAAGTCCCTGAGCAGCGGTGGGCAGCGTCCCTCCAGCGTGTCCGGCGCGACGTGATAAAGCTCGACGCTGTCATCCGCAACCAGGCCATGCCCGCGGCTGATCAGCTCAAGAGCAAGCTCGCTTTTGCCGACGCCGCTTTCACCGGTGAGCAGCACGCCCATCCCCAACACATCGAGGAACACGCCGTGCAAATTGGTCATTTCCGCCAGCACCTTGGAAAGATAGACGCGCAGCACATTCATGAGATGCAGGCTGCCCTGGGTGGAGGCGATCAGCGGGATGCGTTTTTCATCGGTGAGCTTTTTCAGCGCCGCCGGCACGCGGGCTTCCCGGGCGAGAATGAAACAAAAAGGGTTGCTGGCCGCCAGGCCTTGCAGCGATTGTTGCATGGTTTTGGCATCGAGCCGGTTCAAATATTCGATTTCGGCGCGGTCCAGCACCTGCACCCAGTTGGGGTGGATGAAATTAAGATGGCCGACCACGCCATTGGACGAATTCGCGATATCCTCGCTGGTGAGCAGGCGGTTTTCTTCGCCGGTAATCCAGGTGAGTCCGAGCCGCTCCTGGTTATCTTGAAACAGCAGGGCTGCGCTGACCTGGGGCATGAGGTTGCCATCCGCTTAAGAGTTGATGAAGCAGCGCGGGATCGCCGCAGGCAGCGAGCGTCTCGCGCAGGTTGCGGTCGCTGAACATCTGGGCGAGCTCGCTCAGGATCTGCAAGTGCAAATCGGTGGCGCGCTCCGGCACCAGCAGCACGAAAACGAGGTTGACCGGCCGGCCGTCGGGCGCGTCGAAGGGAACCGGTGCTTTGGTGCGGAAAAATGCCCCCAGCGCTTCTTTCAGCGACTTGATGCGGCCGTGGGGAATGGCGATACCGTGACCCAGCCCCGTGGAGCCGAGTTTTTCGCGCGCAAACAACGCATCGAAGACTTGGCTCCTGGCGATGCCGTGGTTGTTCTCGAACAGCAATCCCGCCTGCTCGAACACACGCTTCTTGCTTGCCACATCCAGGTCGAGGATGACGTTGGCGGGCGGAAGCAGCCTGGTGACCAGGCTGGCTTTTTCAGCGTCCGCGGTATCGCCGGAAGCGCCGCCGCGACGGCTCGGGATCAGTTGCATGGAATCAATTGCATGAAATCAATCGTGAGACTGGTGTTTGAGCGCCCCGTTGTGACGGTGCTCGAAATGTTTTTCCTTGTGCTTGAGGATTTGCCGGTCGAGCTTGTCCACCAAGAGGTCGATGGCGGCGTACAGGTCGGCGTCGTCGCATTCGGCAAAAATGTCTTTGCCGCGCACATGCACGTTGACTTCGATTTTCTGTTTCAGCTTTTCCACCGAAAGAATCACGTTGACATCAATCACATGATCGAAATGACGCGTGATTCTGCCGAGCTTGGACACAATGTAGTCGCGGATCGAAGGCGTGATTTCGAGATGGTGTCCAGTGAGATTGAGGTTCATTTGGTCTCCTTGGTGATCACAACGATTTGCGCTGGCTGACGGGCCGGATCTGCAGTGCTTCGCGGTATTTGGCGATGGTGCGGCGCGCCACCACGATGCCCTGTTGGCCGAGGATTTCCGAAATCTGGCTGTCGGAAAGCGGTTTTTTCGGCTCTTCGGCGGCGACCAGTTGCTTGATCAGCGCGCGGATGGCGGTGGCAGAGCAGGCACCGCCGGTCTCAGTGGCGACATGGCTGCCGAAAAAGTATTTGAGTTCGTAAATGCCGCGCGGGGTGAGCATGTATTTCTGTGTGGTGACGCGCGAGACGGTGGATTCATGCAGACTCAAGGCTTCGGCGATTTCGCGCAACACGAGAGGGCGCATCGCCACTTCGCCATACTCGAAAAAATGGCGCTGGCGGTCGACGATGGCCTGGGAGACGCGCAAAATGGTGTCGAAGCGCTGCTGCACGTTCTTGATCAGCCATTTTGCCTCCTGCAATTGCGGAGCGAGCTGCTGGAAGCTCGAATCGCGGTTGCGGTGTAGGATGTCGGCGTACATGCGGTTGAGCCTGAGCTTGGGCATCGCGTCCGGGTTGAGGTTCGCCACCCATATGCCTTTGACTTTCTTCACCACCACGTCGGCCACCACGTAGCGAGTCTCCACTTGCGCATAATCCGCGCCGGGCCGCGGATTCAGGCTGGTGATCAAATGCTGCGCCTGGCGCAGGGTATGGTCATCGCAATGCAGATTTTTTTTCAGTTTGGCAAAGTCGCGGGACGCCAGGCTGTCCAGATGTTCCGTCACGATTTTCAAAGCCTCGGCGCGATAGGGAGTATCCTCGGGTAGCGCTTCCAGCTGAAGTTTGAGGCATTCGCCCAGATTGCGCGCGCCCACGCCCGCTGGTTCGAATTTTTGCAGGTGCTTCAGCGCAATTTGCAGTTCATCCAGGGTCACGCTCAATTCTTCCGGCAACAGCGCAACCAGCTCTTCCAGCGGCTGCGTTAGGCACCCGTCTTCATCCAGGGCATCAATCAACAGCGACACCAGTTTGTTGTCGCGCTCGACGAGCTTGGTGAGCGCAAGCTGCCAGTGCAGATGCTCGCGCAGTGTCGGCGAGACCGCCGCGAGCTGCGGATACTCGGCTTCATCGGAGTCCTCGCGCGCACTGGAGAAACCCGCTTCCTCGAACCAGGCGGGCTCCACCATGTCGGCGACGCTGGGCGTGGTCTCCTGGGCGCTTTCCGCCGGGCGCTCATCCGCACGAAAAGCGCTGTCTGCCAAGGCGTCGTTCCCGGTCGGGTACACCTTCGGTGTTTCATCCGCCGCCTCGTCGTCGCGCTCGAGCAGGGGATTTTCCTGTAGGAAGCGCTCGAGCTCCTGGTTGAGTTCCAGTGTCGAGAGTTGCAAAAGCCGGATGGATTGTTGCAGCTGCGGCGTCAGCGTCAGGTGCTGGGACAGCTTGAGCTGGAGGGTGTGCTTCATTCTCTTTCGGTTTCGGGTTTCTTGTCGCCGGTGAGTGGTCGGGGGGTACCCGCAATCGCCTGTTTACAGCCGGAAATGTTCGCCCAAATACACTTTTCTCACGCTTTCATTATAAACGATTTCGTCGGGTTTGCCGTAGGCCAGAACCGAGCCGTCGTTGATGATATAGGCGCGGTCGCATATTCCCAGGGTCTCGCGCACGTTGTGGTCGGTGATCAATACGCCTATGCCTTTCTCCTTGAGGAAGCCGATGATTTTCTGGATGTCGAGCACGGCGATGGGATCCACGCCGGCGAACGGTTCGTCGAGCAGGATGAAGCGCGGGTTGGATGCGAGCGCGCGGGCGATTTCTACCCGCCGCCGCTCGCCGCCGGAAAGCGACATGGCCGGGTTGTTGCACAAATGGGCAATGCCCAGATCGTGTAGCAAATCGTCCAGCCGGTTCCTGATTTCATCGGGCTGAAAGTCTTGCAGTTCTAGCACCGCCTGGATGTTTTCCGCCACCGTCATCCGGCGGAAGATCGAGGCTTCCTGCGGCAAATAGCTCAGACCCAGTCGCGCGCGGCGGTGAATCGGCATGTGGCTCAAGTTGCGCTCATCCAAAATAATACTGCCGCCGTCCAAAGGCACCAGGCCCACCATCATGTAAAAGCAGGTGGTCTTGCCCGCACCGTTGGGGCCGAGCAGGCCGATGACTTCGCCGCTGCGCACTTCCAGCGACACGTCGCGCACCACGGTTCGTGACTTGTAACGCTTTCTCAGCTTCTGCGCTTTGAGTTCACTCATCAATCGTGCCCGCCAAGGTTAACGTGGTCGTTAGCAATATTAAGGTTTTTATTCTTGCGGCGGATTGACGATGCCGGAAGAGGGTTTCAGCGTTGCGGGGGAGGCCGGCGTATCGGGTTTGTTGTTCTTGTTCTTGTCCTTGGGCTGGATGACTGCGTGCACCCGGCCCGGTTTCGTTTCAGCAGCGGTCGCCGGTTTGCCGCTCAAGGCCTGATAGAATTCCGTCTGCGCGTTGTAGGAAATATAGTTGCCGCGCAATTCGTCCTGGTCGCGCTTGATGTGGGCACGCGCGAACAGTTCCAGTTTCTCCGCCTTGCCGTTGTATTCAATGCGTTCCGCCTCGCCCTCGATGAATTCATCGACACCTTCCATTTTCTGGCGGAAGGTGGCGAGGTTGCCGTAAGCGGTGCCGGAATTAAAGCCGTCTTCATCTTGGCGCACAATCATTTTGTCGGCGCGGATGCGGATGGTGCCCTGGGTGAGTACCACGTTGCCCTCAAAGATGCTCACTTTGTTGGCGTCGTCCACGTTGACCTTGTTCGCTTCCACGTTGACCGGCTTGTCGCGGTCGGCGCGCTCCGCCGACGCCGGCGCGCAAAAGAAAACTCCAAGCAGCGCCCACAGTGGAAGAGACCGGGGTTTACTTTGGATTCTCATAATGGCCTTTTACTTGGGAGAGGAGCTTGAGTTCGCGGGTGTTGCTGTTCAATTCTAAGCCAACCGCATTGATTATGGTATGCGGGTTGGTGAGAGTCACCGGCTTGTCGGTCTTGGCAAGGTCCTGGTCGGGGATAACGTGCAAAAAGCTGGTAAAGAGCCTGAGCTCTCCATATTCCGCATCCGGCGCGCGCACCACTTTGACGTCGCCGATGAAGTAAGCGTCTTCGCCGCCGCTCGAAAGGAAGCCCTGGCCTGAGGTGATGCGCAGTTCCGGCTTGCCGGTTTCCACATGGCGGAAGTCCGGGTAGTCCAAGTGGGTGCTGTCGTCATCCGGGTAATGCACCATTTTTTTTGCCCGGAGGATATAGCGCGGCATGCCGTCCTTGCTCATGCGGGTCGTGGTGAAATCCTCAACGATGTA from Burkholderiales bacterium harbors:
- the lptA gene encoding lipopolysaccharide transport periplasmic protein LptA, producing MRIQSKPRSLPLWALLGVFFCAPASAERADRDKPVNVEANKVNVDDANKVSIFEGNVVLTQGTIRIRADKMIVRQDEDGFNSGTAYGNLATFRQKMEGVDEFIEGEAERIEYNGKAEKLELFARAHIKRDQDELRGNYISYNAQTEFYQALSGKPATAAETKPGRVHAVIQPKDKNKNNKPDTPASPATLKPSSGIVNPPQE
- the lptC gene encoding LPS export ABC transporter periplasmic protein LptC; protein product: MNNRLLIWAPLGMLFLLAALTWWLDSKVQPPQPKRDGSSRHDPDYIVEDFTTTRMSKDGMPRYILRAKKMVHYPDDDSTHLDYPDFRHVETGKPELRITSGQGFLSSGGEDAYFIGDVKVVRAPDAEYGELRLFTSFLHVIPDQDLAKTDKPVTLTNPHTIINAVGLELNSNTRELKLLSQVKGHYENPK
- the hprK gene encoding HPr(Ser) kinase/phosphatase; this translates as MPQVSAALLFQDNQERLGLTWITGEENRLLTSEDIANSSNGVVGHLNFIHPNWVQVLDRAEIEYLNRLDAKTMQQSLQGLAASNPFCFILAREARVPAALKKLTDEKRIPLIASTQGSLHLMNVLRVYLSKVLAEMTNLHGVFLDVLGMGVLLTGESGVGKSELALELISRGHGLVADDSVELYHVAPDTLEGRCPPLLRDFLEVRGLGVLNIRTIFGETAVRRKMNLKLIANLEKPSGTHIPGLERLPLGASSEDILGVKIRKVTIPVAEGRNLAVLVEAAVRNYILQLRGIDSTQEFIKRHEQMMADPSAGEE
- the raiA gene encoding ribosome-associated translation inhibitor RaiA codes for the protein MNLNLTGHHLEITPSIRDYIVSKLGRITRHFDHVIDVNVILSVEKLKQKIEVNVHVRGKDIFAECDDADLYAAIDLLVDKLDRQILKHKEKHFEHRHNGALKHQSHD
- the lptB gene encoding LPS export ABC transporter ATP-binding protein, encoding MSELKAQKLRKRYKSRTVVRDVSLEVRSGEVIGLLGPNGAGKTTCFYMMVGLVPLDGGSIILDERNLSHMPIHRRARLGLSYLPQEASIFRRMTVAENIQAVLELQDFQPDEIRNRLDDLLHDLGIAHLCNNPAMSLSGGERRRVEIARALASNPRFILLDEPFAGVDPIAVLDIQKIIGFLKEKGIGVLITDHNVRETLGICDRAYIINDGSVLAYGKPDEIVYNESVRKVYLGEHFRL
- a CDS encoding PTS sugar transporter subunit IIA gives rise to the protein MQLIPSRRGGASGDTADAEKASLVTRLLPPANVILDLDVASKKRVFEQAGLLFENNHGIARSQVFDALFAREKLGSTGLGHGIAIPHGRIKSLKEALGAFFRTKAPVPFDAPDGRPVNLVFVLLVPERATDLHLQILSELAQMFSDRNLRETLAACGDPALLHQLLSGWQPHAPGQRSPAVSR
- a CDS encoding RNA polymerase factor sigma-54; its protein translation is MKHTLQLKLSQHLTLTPQLQQSIRLLQLSTLELNQELERFLQENPLLERDDEAADETPKVYPTGNDALADSAFRADERPAESAQETTPSVADMVEPAWFEEAGFSSAREDSDEAEYPQLAAVSPTLREHLHWQLALTKLVERDNKLVSLLIDALDEDGCLTQPLEELVALLPEELSVTLDELQIALKHLQKFEPAGVGARNLGECLKLQLEALPEDTPYRAEALKIVTEHLDSLASRDFAKLKKNLHCDDHTLRQAQHLITSLNPRPGADYAQVETRYVVADVVVKKVKGIWVANLNPDAMPKLRLNRMYADILHRNRDSSFQQLAPQLQEAKWLIKNVQQRFDTILRVSQAIVDRQRHFFEYGEVAMRPLVLREIAEALSLHESTVSRVTTQKYMLTPRGIYELKYFFGSHVATETGGACSATAIRALIKQLVAAEEPKKPLSDSQISEILGQQGIVVARRTIAKYREALQIRPVSQRKSL
- the rapZ gene encoding RNase adapter RapZ, which codes for MQLILITGLSGSGKSIALNVLEDGSYYCVDNLPAKLLPEITRFLQEAGHDRVAVSIDVRSGDTFNQLPQQINALRGQGVDVRPLFLEAKNETLVKRFAETRRRHPLQDDTRTLAECIALERERLADIGDLAQHIDTSDLNPNALRGWIKDLVKIDRSRLTLLFQSFGFKNGIPLDADLVFDMRCLPNPHYDPSLRELTGKDPAVVEFLHKDKNVLDMLADIQRFIENWLPCFIRDNRYHLTVALGCTGGRHRSVYFAEKLAAHFRSKNQVLVRHRELA
- a CDS encoding flavin prenyltransferase UbiX, whose amino-acid sequence is MSFSKTITLAFTGASGMSYGVRLLESLLAGKMRVYLLYSPAAQIVAQQEMGLALPSRAKEAQSFFREKYGVDENALKVFGREEWFAPVASGSNPADAMVICPCSMGTLAAVAAGLSDNLIERAADVTLKEARKLILVPRETPLSAIHLENMLKLSRAGAVILPANPGFYHHPQNIQDLVDFVVARILDHLGIPHQLAARWGKEAN